The genomic window TGTCTCGGCCCAAAGATTAGAACCAATAAAGCGACGAGTTGGAGCTAGCATCCCATGCTCTTCATGCATATATGGACCTTTCATATTAAGTGAATTTGTGTCAAAGTCACGCGCAAGAACCATCTGGTATGAGCGATCATCAAGCTCATCGTAGTAAAGAGCGTTCACCATCGTGCGCTTACTTCCTGCGGCTAAAGCGGCAACAAGATCCGCAAATAGCTCATGGTAGGGACTAAGCATTCTATTCACTTTTAATGCCACCTTATTTTCTAGTCTTTTTTGTTCAGCTGATTTCAGCATGTCTGAATAAAAAGCAACCATATTCCCCGGATTACCGGCCTCAAAAGTTTTTTGAATCGTCAGACGAAGCGAACTAATCTTAAGTGAAATTTCTTTTAATTCCTTAAAGAAGTCTTCTTGTTCAAGCATCTTACTAAACACTGCGTGCCCATACTCGTGAGCAAGAACACTGTGGCTAGCGTAAAAGTCCCCATAGTAAGTCATTCCAAATTGTGAGTGAAAAGTGAGACGAAGTGGAACATAAATAATACTTCCCATGTCAAACGAAGCATTACTGTATTCTTTGTCGATAAATAAACTGATATCTGGAGTTACCGGAGAAATCTCGAAAACATTTTCTAGAGTCTGCATAAAAGAATCTATCTGGTCACATGTGAGATAATTTCCTTTTTGCGCTTTAAATGTGTTGAGTACAACAGTACCTTCCGTTGAAGCACATTGAACTCTTTCAATAGGTGCGGGCTGCTTAAAGGCCTTGATCTGGCCGTCGGCGAAAGAAAGAGATGAATAAATAGTTAAACTAAGTAATGTTATCAATTTATGTTTCATTGCGTTAGTTTACGTGATTTCAGTGGGGCATTGGGGAGAATTGTAATCTTTACAAACTGCTCCAGTTAAATGGGGACGGAATAGCCAGAGAATCAATAGATTTTAGTGGTTAACTCAATATTTTTTTGAGCAGCCGGATTTTCAGTAACTTAAGTGCTTAATCTATCTAGATAAAATAGAATTTCGTCCCCATTTAACGGGAGCAGTTTAGTGGACGAACCGAGGGGCTACATGCTAAAAAAATTGAATGAAAATCCTCATCGCAACACTACTACTTTTAAATACTTTCGCCCTCGATAAGGCGATTTACGACAACGACGATCGTCTTAACTTTCATGAGTTAACAGATCCTAAGCATATTGAGTGGGCGCACGCGACTGCGGCGATGATTGCATCATATGTAATTTACGAGGATGACAATAATCAGTCACGTATCAAAGGTAAAATGTTATCGCAGCAGGGAGTTTGCGAATATGAGAAATTTGCACGTGAGCTTACGGCTGCGGATTGTAGTGGATTTTTAATTTCGCCAGATACTCTTGTGACTGCTGGACACTGTATTAGAAAGAACTCTGACTGTGAAGGTTGGAGATGGGTGTTCGATTATCAAACAGGGCCCGACTATAAAATTGGGAAAACGTTACGAGTAAGTAACGATAATATTTATCGTTGTCAGCAAATTCTTGCCAGGGAGTTAAGTGACGATACGGACTATGCAATTATTAAGCTTGATCGTCCGGTTCTTGGTAGAAAGCCTCTAAAAATTAGAAAAGAAGGGCATGTGACTAAGGCTGATCAATTAACATTGATTGGATTTCCGTCTGGGTTACCGCTTAAAGTCGCACCTAATGCAAAGGTGATGTATCCAAATATTAGCCAAACATTCTTTTTAGCATCAACTGATTCGTTTGCTGGAAATTCAGGTTCGCCAGTGATTAATTCACAAACTGGTGAAGTAGAAGGAATTCTAGTTCGTGGAGAAGAGGATTACGTGAGAAGAAAAAAAGGATGCTTAGTTCCTAATGTTTGCACGACTCAAGACCACTGCGAAGGCGAGGCCGTGACAAAGATTTCAGAAATTCTTCCACATCTTTAAAAAAGGTTTGAAGCATAGTTAGTAACAATATTGATAATATGTTTTGATGTTCTTTTATTAACCTATACCTAGGTAACCTCCTGATTTTGACCACTATTTT from Bacteriovorax sp. Seq25_V includes these protein-coding regions:
- a CDS encoding serine protease, producing the protein MKILIATLLLLNTFALDKAIYDNDDRLNFHELTDPKHIEWAHATAAMIASYVIYEDDNNQSRIKGKMLSQQGVCEYEKFARELTAADCSGFLISPDTLVTAGHCIRKNSDCEGWRWVFDYQTGPDYKIGKTLRVSNDNIYRCQQILARELSDDTDYAIIKLDRPVLGRKPLKIRKEGHVTKADQLTLIGFPSGLPLKVAPNAKVMYPNISQTFFLASTDSFAGNSGSPVINSQTGEVEGILVRGEEDYVRRKKGCLVPNVCTTQDHCEGEAVTKISEILPHL